One region of Dysidea avara chromosome 1, odDysAvar1.4, whole genome shotgun sequence genomic DNA includes:
- the LOC136268081 gene encoding uncharacterized protein isoform X1 — translation MADTGEEELLDKVYLYVTEKCYADGTSENCKRIIRKKASKFTIIDGEMYLNKKRKGKMAEQLNSGKINETQLRCVNVDKARENIGITLLSYSTDMRERCMMCGAGDTSVSHPDYNDWVKCDKCKSWGHTKCAGVKLDDIKSKAFHCLECFSSINKTSHFIDV, via the exons ATGGCGGATACTGGCGAAGAAGAGCTCTTGGATAAAGTTTACCTCTACGTCACAGAGAAATGTTATGCGGACGGAACTTCTGAGAATTGTAAAAGAATCATCAGGAAGAAAGCCTCAAAATTTACTATCATTGATGGAGAGATGTACTTAAATAAGAAAAGGAAAGGAAAG ATGGCTGAACAGCTAAATTCAGGGAAAATCAATGAAACGCAGTTAAGATGTGTAAATGTTGACAAAGCCCGTGAGAATATTGGAATCACTTTGCTGTCATATTCAA CAGATATGCGTGAAAGATGTATGATGTGTGGAGCAGGTGATACCAGTGTAAGCCATCCAGATTATAATGATTGG GTAAAATGTGATAAATGCAAATCCTGGGGCCACACAAAGTGTGCTGGTGTTAAACTAGATGATATTAAGAGCAAAGCATTCCATTGCTTAGAATGCTTCTCTAGCATAAATAAAACTAGTCATTTTATAGATGTGTAA
- the LOC136268081 gene encoding uncharacterized protein isoform X2 yields MADTGEEELLDKVYLYVTEKCYADGTSENCKRIIRKKASKFTIIDGEMYLNKKRKGKMAEQLNSGKINETQLRCVNVDKARENIGITLLSYSTDMRERCMMCGAGDTSVSHPDYNDWLSTTGKM; encoded by the exons ATGGCGGATACTGGCGAAGAAGAGCTCTTGGATAAAGTTTACCTCTACGTCACAGAGAAATGTTATGCGGACGGAACTTCTGAGAATTGTAAAAGAATCATCAGGAAGAAAGCCTCAAAATTTACTATCATTGATGGAGAGATGTACTTAAATAAGAAAAGGAAAGGAAAG ATGGCTGAACAGCTAAATTCAGGGAAAATCAATGAAACGCAGTTAAGATGTGTAAATGTTGACAAAGCCCGTGAGAATATTGGAATCACTTTGCTGTCATATTCAA CAGATATGCGTGAAAGATGTATGATGTGTGGAGCAGGTGATACCAGTGTAAGCCATCCAGATTATAATGATTGG ctatcCACCACAGGTAAAATGTGA